One window from the genome of Saccharomyces mikatae IFO 1815 strain IFO1815 genome assembly, chromosome: 2 encodes:
- the HSP26 gene encoding chaperone protein HSP26 (similar to Saccharomyces cerevisiae HSP26 (YBR072W); ancestral locus Anc_3.291): MSFNSPFFDFFDNINNEVDAFNRLLGEGGLRGYVPRRQLANAPAKDSTGKEVAKPSSYTGVLYDPRDETLDDWFDNDLSLFPSGLAFPRNVTVPVDILDHDKNYELKVVVPGVKSKKDIDIEYHQNKNQILVSGEIPSSLNEESKDKVKVKESSSGKFKRVITLPDYPGVDADNIKADYASGVLTLTVPKLKPQKDGKSHVKKIEVSSQESWGN; encoded by the coding sequence ATGTCATTTAACAGcccattttttgatttctttgacaACATCAACAACGAAGTTGATGCTTTTAATAGATTGCTAGGTGAAGGCGGCTTGAGAGGCTATGTGCCAAGACGCCAACTGGCAAATGCTCCCGCTAAGGATTCGACTGGCAAGGAGGTTGCTAAACCAAGTAGTTATACGGGTGTCCTATATGATCCTAGAGATGAAACGTTGGACGATTGGTTTGATAATGACTTGTCCTTGTTCCCATCCGGTCTCGCCTTCCCTAGAAATGTCACAGTTCCAGTTGATATTTTGGATCACGACAAGAACTACGAGTTAAAAGTAGTGGTTCCTGGTGTTAAGAGCAAGAAagatattgatattgaatACCaccaaaataaaaatcaaattcTGGTTTCCGGTGAGATCCCATCTTCTTTAAATGAGGAAAGTAAGGATAAGGTCAAGGTTAAAGAAAGCAGCTCTGGTAAATTTAAGAGGGTCATCACTTTGCCAGACTACCCAGGTGTGGATGCAGACAATATTAAGGCAGATTACGCAAGCGGTGTCTTGACTTTGACAGTTCCAAAATTGAAGCCCCAAAAGGATGGCAAGAGCCACGTCAAGAAAATTGAGGTTTCATCCCAAGAGTCATGGGGCAATTAA
- the RDH54 gene encoding DNA-dependent ATPase RDH54 (similar to Saccharomyces cerevisiae RDH54 (YBR073W); ancestral locus Anc_3.292), translating to MQLPKYENKPFKPPRRVGSSGSAQPKSNTTVKTAPIPTVKIATKKRNIPAGAASNVAKRRDNLTPNESIRYFTTMYRKPTTKKHKTWSGDGYATLKLNSSKLAFYNEAGKLFGSNTLTSDPNSLLETIFKVGPNEVQLDYELKELAEVNSARQVIIQAMGNVSSATIAPVIAPSTKNDGGKYQMPLSQLFTLNTVKKFKSVTKQMNEHMTSPTQSSQSSKVRKYYPVFDVRKIDNPLVMNKNSSAEVDVIVDPLLGKFLRPHQREGVKFMYDCIMGLARPTVENQNIDCTTKSLMLENDSDISGCLLADDMGLGKTLMSITLIWTLIRQTPFASKVPCSQSGIPLSGLCKKILVVCPVTLIGNWKREFGKWLNLSRIGVLTLSPRNSPDMDKMAVRNFLKVQRTYQVLIIGYEKLLSVSEELEKNKQLIDLLVCDEGHRLKNGASKILNTLKSLDIKRKLLLTGTPIQNDLNEFFTIIDFINPGVLGSFGSFKRRFILPITRARDTANRYNEELLEKGEEKSREMIEITKRFILRRTNAILEKYLPPKTDIILFCKPYDQQILAFKDILQGARLDFGQMTFSSSLGLITLLKKVCNSPGLVGSDSYYNSHIKDTQSQGIYSRFLNSGKLKVLMTLLEGIRKRTEEKVVVVSNYTQTLDIIENLMNMAGMSHCRLDGSIPSKQRDSIVTSFNRNPAIFGFLLSAKSGGVGLNLVGASRLILFDNDWNPSVDLQAMSRIHRDGQKRPCFIYRLVTTGCIDEKILQRQLMKNSLSQKFLGDSETKDKGTSNDDLFNKEDLKDLFSVHTNTKSNTHDLICSCDGLGEEIEYVEKNQEQDVVELKKCMPTTWTSALELQKEMNETATRNDARKSQSIRQCLIHYKHIDPARQDELFDEVITESFATLKDDITFAFVKPSEICLK from the coding sequence ATGCAATTACCAAAATATGAGAATAAACCATTCAAACCTCCAAGGAGGGTTGGATCAAGTGGGAGCGCGCAACCCAAATCAAATACCACAGTTAAAACTGCCCCCATACCTACAGTAAAAATTGCtaccaagaaaagaaatatccCGGCGGGAGCTGCTTCAAATGTTGCTAAAAGGCGTGATAATCTAACCCCAAATGAAAGTATTAGATACTTCACTACCATGTATAGGAAGCCTACTACCAAAAAGCACAAGACTTGGAGTGGTGATGGTTATGCCACTTTAAAACTAAACAGTAGCAAGCTAGCTTTCTACAATGAAGCAGGGAAATTATTCGGATCGAATACGCTAACGAGTGATCCTAATTCTCTTTTAGAAACTATTTTCAAAGTGGGTCCTAACGAAGTACAGTTAGATTatgaattgaaagaacTAGCAGAAGTAAATAGTGCCAGACAAGTTATAATACAAGCGATGGGAAATGTCAGCTCCGCCACTATTGCACCAGTTATAGCTCCCTCTACGAAGAATGATGGTGGCAAATATCAAATGCCTCTGTCGCAACTATTTACGTTGAACACGGTAAAAAAGTTTAAATCAGTAACAAAGCAAATGAATGAACACATGACCTCTCCAACGCAAAGCAGTCAAAGTTCAAAGGTCAGGAAGTATTATCCAGTTTTTGATGTTCGCAAAATTGATAATCCTTTGGtaatgaacaaaaattcTTCTGCAGAAGTCGACGTAATTGTTGATCCATTACTGGGTAAGTTTTTACGCCCTCATCAAAGAGAAGGAGTGAAGTTCATGTACGATTGTATAATGGGTTTGGCAAGACCAACTGTTGAGAATCAGAATATTGATTGTACTACTAAGAGTTTAATGTTAGAAAATGACTCAGATATCAGTGGATGCCTATTAGCTGATGATATGGGTCTGGGTAAAACATTAATGAGTATAACTTTGATTTGGACATTAATTAGGCAAACTCCTTTTGCGTCGAAAGTTCCTTGCTCACAATCAGGTATACCATTAAGTGGCCTTTGTAAAAAGATTTTAGTTGTTTGTCCTGTCACTCTGATAGGAAACTGGAAAAGAGAATTCGGAAAATGGTTAAATTTATCAAGAATAGGTGTTCTGACACTAAGCCCAAGAAACTCTCCTGATATGGATAAAATGGCCGTCAGAAATTTTCTGAAAGTACAACGAACGTATCAAGTTTTGATCATTGGTTATGAAAAATTGCTAAGTGTGTCCGAAGAattagagaaaaataaacagcTGATTGATCTGTTGGTATGCGATGAAGGGCATCGACTAAAGAATGGTGCTTCTAAAATTTTAAATACATTAAAAAGTTTAGACATAAAGAGGAAACTTTTGCTTACAGGAACTCCAATACAAAATGATCTTAATGAGTTTTTCACTATTATAGACTTCATAAACCCTGGCGTCCTTGGAAGCTTTGGCTCTTTTAAAAGAAGGTTTATCCTTCCTATAACAAGAGCTAGAGACACTGCAAATAGATACAACGAAGAATTGTTGGAAAAGGGAGAGGAAAAATCAAGAGAAATGATAGAAATCACGAAGAGGTTTATTTTGCGAAGAACAAATGCAATCCTAGAGAAGTATCTCCCTCCAAAGACAGATATAATTCTATTTTGTAAACCATACGACCAACAGATCTTGGCCTTTAAGGATATCTTACAGGGTGCACGTTTGGATTTTGGGCAAATGACATTCAGTTCTTCGCTGGGACTAATAACTTTACTAAAAAAGGTTTGTAATTCTCCTGGATTGGTTGGTTCAGATTCATATTACAATTCACATATAAAGGATACCCAATCTCAAGGAATTTACAGTCGTTTTTTGAACTCTGGTAAATTAAAGGTTCTAATGACATTACTCGAAGGTATTAGAAAGCGtacagaagaaaaggttGTTGTAGTGTCTAATTATACCCAGACATTGGATATAATTgagaatttgatgaatatGGCTGGAATGTCACATTGCAGGCTTGATGGTTCTATACCTTCGAAACAAAGAGACTCCATTGTCACATCCTTTAATCGGAATCCGGCCATATTTGGATTCCTGTTGAGCGCAAAATCTGGAGGCGTAGGATTGAACCTGGTAGGTGCCTCGCGTcttattttatttgataATGACTGGAACCCTTCGGTGGATTTACAAGCGATGTCAAGGATCCATAGGGATGGCCAAAAAAGACCATGCTTTATTTATAGACTCGTCACAACTGGTTGTATTGATGAGAAAATACTACAGAGACAACTAATGAAAAACAGTTTgagtcaaaaatttttagGTGATTCTGAAACGAAAGATAAAGGTACTTCTAATGATGACCTTTTCAACAAGGAGGACCTGAAAGACCTGTTTTCTGTCCATACAAACACCAAAAGTAACACTCATGACTTGATCTGTTCGTGTGACGGTTTGggtgaagaaattgagtatgttgaaaaaaatcaagaacagGACGTTGTAGAATTAAAGAAGTGTATGCCTACTACATGGACTAGTGCTCTGGAATTacaaaaggaaatgaaTGAAACAGCCACTAGAAATGACGCTAGAAAGTCGCAGTCCATTAGACAATGTCTTATTCATTATAAACATATCGACCCTGCAAGACAAGATGAAttatttgatgaagttATCACTGAATCATTTGCCACGTTGAAAGACGATATCACTTTTGCATTCGTGAAGCCCAGCGAGATATGTCTTAAATAA
- the PFF1 gene encoding Pff1p (similar to Saccharomyces cerevisiae YBR074W; ancestral locus Anc_3.295): MKLKSLLRSVFKYRKTNLSLLLFFTYSIIALLYIFDHEHYKLNLPKKGEYPQLNDLLETAWTDLQIITASFHPYTSKENDKVHDYLLSRVLEITSNVSFASVSDDNENKRSILFQQQDPFNTSSDVTRVTYFESSNILVKLEGQNPDQEGLLLSAHFDSVPTSHGATDDGIGVVSLLANLKYHINHRPNRTLIFNFNNNEEFGLLGASTYFHHPWSSLTKYVINLEGTGAGGKAVLFRTSDTSTAKIYQLSVKENPFGNSIYQQGFYSGYVRSETDYKVYEENGMRGWDIAFYKPRNIYHTMKDSIQYTTKASLWHMLHTSLQLSSYVVSNSLDTLDQTPACYFDFIGLKFFVMSAKTLFYWNCVFLLVSSIMAIGLYLIARDRMTWKSYSLLLWLRFPLSLATGVVVQKFFFDGITHYNHLTFSRNYFWPVSAFFTQVLVINYIFIKCSNRFFPSSDIKDLSIIELFIMLWTVLLFTSKLLYSSDYKYTGVYPFSIFFLLITTAAILRLLGLALRTKPRKDYDRESMNHHANDSSHSRINIEEENHENHENLEQSQNQSLLSQDEHTSTQEDTLPTTLDDSPHHINDDQDIDALSPQHDERAPLLKGFGHVEEGLGSVESTSKAKYIDYVWIIQFLVIVPISSFILFNSVDAVMDALNQTVQEGTKATFDIIRFGMVGGILIALPILPFFYKVNFMTISLTVLLLLISVSKTLLEPPFTNKNPLKVRFSQSIDLSHGDAASVHVFGREGKLLKPMLQDLPSVKYSSTLINCTSVTNGMELCTYDGMQPNLLSTDEKTNISDMVKVHVLRDNRNSTERSPYEPIIAELLLEVKENRACTLSFNDKSQAKSPVREITVYQEKKFPAEPANVTKTIKSSTGINELQLHKLDFDQDAYHIAVQWFPKILTDGDLDDDNLSLKDELSVSISCYWGDYDSESVVNGTAVRKIPAFDELLNYAPPSFSFANEQKGLVIVKDVIIL; the protein is encoded by the coding sequence ATGAAACTCAAAAGTCTACTCAGATCAGTTTTCAAGTACCgaaaaacaaatttgagtttgcttctttttttcacctACTCTATTATTGCGTTACTCTACATTTTTGACCATGAACATTATAAGCTCAATTTGCCAAAAAAGGGTGAATATCCTCAACTTAATGATTTGTTAGAAACTGCCTGGACAGATTTACAGATTATTACGGCTTCTTTTCATCCTTATACGTCTAAAGAGAATGATAAAGTTCATGATTACTTGCTGAGTAGAGTTCTGGAAATCACAAGCAATGTCTCTTTTGCAAGTGTCTCGGacgataatgaaaataagagATCCATACTATTCCAACAGCAAGATCCTTTCAATACGTCCTCTGATGTTACTAGAGTGACATATTTCGAATCCTCTAATATCCTAGTTAAACTTGAAGGTCAAAACCCTGACCAAGAAGGGCTGCTTCTTTCGGCTCATTTTGACTCAGTTCCTACAAGTCATGGGGCTACCGATGATGGAATTGGTGTGGTGTCTTTATTGGCCAATCTCAAGTATCATATAAACCACAGGCCGAACAGAACTTTAATCTTCAactttaataataatgaagagtTTGGTCTTTTGGGAGCGTCAActtattttcatcaccCATGGTCTAGTTTAACCAAGTATGTGATAAACTTAGAAGGAACTGGCGCCGGTGGTAAAGCAGTGCTATTTAGAACTTCTGATACCTCAACTGCAAAGATATACCAGCTATCTGTGAAAGAAAACCCTTTTGGTAACTCCATTTATCAACAAGGTTTTTATAGTGGTTATGTCAGAAGTGAAACTGATTACAAGgtttatgaagaaaatggcaTGAGGGGCTGGGATATTGCGTTTTACAAACCCAGAAATATTTATCATACTATGAAAGATTCAATACAATATACCACCAAAGCATCTTTATGGCATATGCTACATACCTCCTTGCAATTAAGCTCGTATGTGGTTTCCAATTCATTAGATACGTTGGATCAAACACCAGCTTgttattttgattttatcggtttgaaattttttgttatgAGTGCGAAGACCCTCTTTTACTGGAATTGTGTATTTCTATTGGTTTCTTCTATTATGGCCATTGGGTTGTACCTAATTGCTCGTGATAGGATGACTTGGAAATCATACTCCCTGCTATTGTGGCTACGCTTTCCTCTTTCATTGGCCACAGGTGTTGTGGTGCagaagtttttctttgatggTATAACACATTACAACCATTTGACGTTCTCCAGGAACTACTTTTGGCCAGTGTCTGCTTTTTTCACTCAAGTTCTTGTAATAAATTACATTTTTATCAAGTGTTCCAATcgtttttttccttctagTGACATTAAAGACTTGTCAATTATTGAACTATTCATTATGTTATGGACCGTTTTACTGTTTACCTCGAAGCTGTTGTATAGTTCTGACTACAAATATACTGGAGTATATCCCTTCTCAatcttttttctgttgATCACTACAGCTGCTATATTGAGGCTGCTTGGACTAGCGCTGAGAACCAAACCGAGAAAGGATTATGATAGAGAATCTATGAATCACCACGCCAATGATAGTTCACATTCCCGGAtaaatattgaagaagaaaaccaCGAAAACCACGAAAACCTCGAACAGTCACAAAATCAGTCTTTATTGTCGCAAGACGAACATACAAGTACCCAAGAAGATACCTTACCAACTACTTTGGACGATTCTCCACACCATATTAATGATGATCAAGATATAGACGCACTATCACCACAACATGATGAAAGGGCACCTTTATTGAAGGGGTTCGGTCATGTAGAAGAAGGTCTGGGTAGTGTGGAAAGTACCTCAAAGGCGAAGTATATTGACTATGTATGGATCATCCAATTTTTAGTAATCGTACCGATATCATCATTTATATTGTTTAACAGTGTGGATGCAGTCATGGACGCACTGAATCAAACTGTCCAAGAAGGAACAAAAGCTACATTTGATATAATCAGGTTTGGAATGGTAGGTGGTATTTTGATTGCACTACCAATTTTACCGTTCTTCTATAAAGTCAACTTTATGACTATATCATTAACTGTGTTGCTTCTCCTGATCTCTGTGTCTAAAACACTTCTAGAACCCCCTTTCACGAATAAAAATCCATTAAAAGTAAGATTTTCTCAGAGTATTGATTTGTCCCATGGTGATGCTGCTAGTGTCCATGTCTTTGGAAGAGAAGGAAAGCTTTTGAAACCAATGTTGCAAGACTTGCCTAGTGTAAAATACTCATCTACACTTATCAACTGTACGTCTGTGACCAATGGAATGGAACTTTGTACATATGATGGAATGCAACCAAATTTGTTGAGCACagatgaaaaaacaaacatcAGCGATATGGTGAAAGTTCATGTTTTACGTGATAATCGAAATTCGACCGAGAGATCTCCCTACGAACCAATAATTGCAGAATTGCTTTTGGAGGTTAAAGAGAACAGGGCATGTACTTTATCATTTAATGATAAATCTCAGGCGAAATCACCTGTCAGAGAAATTACGGTTtatcaagagaaaaaatttcctgCGGAGCCTGCTAATGTCACgaaaacaatcaaatcaAGTACTGGCATTAATGAACTGCAACTGCATAAACTTGACTTTGATCAGGACGCATATCATATTGCAGTCCAGTGGTTTCCGAAGATTTTGACAGATGGAGATTTAGACGATGACAATTTGAGTTTAAAAGACGAATTATCTGTTTCAATTAGCTGTTACTGGGGAGATTATGATTCAGAATCAGTTGTGAATGGTACTGCCGTTAGAAAAATCCCAGCATTTGATGAACTGTTAAATTATGCACCGCCAAGTTTTTCCTTTGCTAATGAACAGAAAGGATTAGTTATTGTTAAGGATGTTATAATTTTATAG
- the ECM8 gene encoding Ecm8p (similar to Saccharomyces cerevisiae ECM8 (YBR076W); ancestral locus Anc_3.297) — protein MDYGYFFPAQHIEETNGVDFWIDSNAEFALSKRPDSSTSSITRVLTDTTNVSNNSGSLKRQKIKHKKFSQKKTFNNSEYFDFGKANIDCKHVFKSISKQLIFLPRSFQHHSIRGWMKDRYSEFGYKLKRNQHCPPSACVQTLYNTGRSTNEDSLPNDLDSLIIYKFMRYSDKKKELMCRFCQGSNWIVAESYLKHLFFAHGILSEFKPHTLFHFESKLLKIKENINYKIQVLKEAEFRKSILSSLNVSIIPLPLAYYTQTLNGGFRRIHVKCPHCESWVRLGWCEYDEIIKDSFQDFESLRNLNANYDGMSYVQTRSREEIEGIYENYFTHYIQCDLARFRTKCLYVQVITKSS, from the coding sequence ATGGATTATGGCTACTTTTTCCCCGCACAACatattgaagaaacaaatgGTGTGGATTTTTGGATAGACAGTAATGCTGAATTTGCACTATCTAAAAGGCCCGATTCTTCAACCTCTAGTATCACAAGGGTCTTAACGGACACCACAAATGTTTCAAATAATAGTGGATCACTAAAAAGGCAAAAGATCAAGCACAAAAAATTCtcacaaaaaaaaacattcaatAACAGTGAGTATTTTGACTTTGGCAAAGCCAATATCGATTGTAAGCATGTGTTTAAAAGTATATCCAAACAacttatttttcttccaagaaGCTTTCAACATCACAGCATCCGAGGCTGGATGAAAGACAGATACTCCGAATTTGGTTATAAATTAAAGAGAAATCAACATTGCCCTCCTTCAGCATGTGTACAAACACTTTACAATACTGGCAGATCAACTAATGAAGATTCCCTTCCCAATGATTTAGATTCtctaataatatataaatttaTGAGATACTCtgacaagaaaaaggagTTGATGTGTAGGTTTTGCCAAGGAAGTAATTGGATTGTTGCTGAAAGCTATCTAAAACATTTATTCTTTGCACATGGCATTTTGTCTGAGTTTAAACCGCACACTTTATTCCATTTTGAATCCAAATTGttaaaaatcaaagaaaatattaattATAAAATTCAAGTATTAAAAGAAGCAGAGTTTAGAAAGAGCATTCTGAGTTCTCTCAACGTATCCATTATTCCCTTACCTTTGGCCTATTATACTCAAACGTTGAACGGGGGATTCAGGAGAATCCATGTAAAGTGTCCTCATTGTGAAAGTTGGGTTCGTTTGGGTTGGTGCGAATATGATGAAATTATCAAAGATTCCTTTCAGGATTTTGAGTCCCTACGAAATCTCAATGCCAATTATGATGGGATGTCGTATGTCCAAACACGTAGtagagaagaaattgaaggtATATATGAGAATTATTTTACACACTACATTCAATGCGACTTAGCCAGGTTCCGAACAAAATGTTTATATGTCCAAGTAATAACAAAAAGTAGTTGA
- the SLM4 gene encoding Slm4p (similar to Saccharomyces cerevisiae SLM4 (YBR077C); ancestral locus Anc_3.300) gives MVMLNSNNVKVFLENTLKPYDLHSVDFKTTSLQSSILLTATNGGILSYATSNSDVLKNSINEINSVNNLKMMTLLIKDKWSEDENDTADQTSNSCYPIEIDSFKTKIYTYEMENLHACVAQIPNSDLLLLFIADGTFPYGLLVFKIERAMRELTDLFGYRLG, from the coding sequence ATGGTGATGCTAAATTCTAATAACGTTAAGGTGTTTCTGGAAAATACCCTAAAACCGTATGATTTGCATTCTGTAGACTTTAAGACGACATCTTTACAGTCATCTATACTTCTAACAGCCACTAATGGAGGCATACTGTCGTACGCAACCTCGAACAGTGATGTGCTGAAGAACTCGATAAACGAAATAAATTCAGTCAATAAtctgaaaatgatgacCCTACTGATAAAGGATAAGTGgtcagaagatgaaaacgACACCGCGGATCAAACCTCCAATAGTTGTTACCCTATAGAGATCGATTCTTTTAAAACTAAGATATATACATATGAAATGGAGAATCTACATGCCTGTGTCGCACAGATACCCAACAGCGATCTTTTGCTATTGTTCATAGCGGATGGTACATTTCCCTACGGGCTGCtagttttcaaaattgaaaggGCGATGAGAGAACTAACCGATTTGTTTGGTTACAGGCTAGGTTAA
- the ECM33 gene encoding Ecm33p (similar to Saccharomyces cerevisiae ECM33 (YBR078W) and PST1 (YDR055W); ancestral locus Anc_3.302) — MQFKNALTVTALLSASALAASSSSSIASSCSIGSQATATAQADLDKISGCETIVGNLTITGDLGSAALASIKEIDGSLTIYNASSLSTFSADSIKKITGDLNLKELYILTSASFGSLQEVDSISMITLPAISTFSTDLQNANNIVISDTTLESVEGFSTLKKVNVFNINNNRYLNSFQSSLQSVSDSLQFSSNGDNTTLAFDDLVWANNITLRDVNSISFGSLQTVNASLGFINNTLPTLNLTKLSKVGQSLSIVSNDELSKAAFQNLTAIGGGFIIANNTQLRIIDGFNNVQTVGGAVEVTGNFSTLDLSSLKSVRGGANFDSSASNFSCNALKKLQNNGAIQGDSFVCKNGFTSTSVKLSSTSTGSSKSSATSSASSSGDDSNAQASVSASSSSSSSKKSKGAAPELVPATSFMGVVAAVAVALL, encoded by the exons ATGCAATTTAAGAACGCTTTGACCGTTACTGCTCTCCTCAGTGCTTCCGCTCTTGCTG CTagctcttcctcttctatCGCCTCATCGTGTAGTATTGGTTCTCAAGCGACCGCTACTGCTCAAGCTGATTTGGACAAAATCTCAGGCTGTGAGACCATTGTCGGTAACTTGACCATTACCGGTGACTTGGGTTCAGCTGCCTTGGCTAGTATCAAAGAGATCGATGGTTCTTTGACTATCTACAATGCCTCTTCTTTATCTACTTTCTCCGCTGattctattaaaaaaatcactGGTGATTTGAACCTAAAAGAATTGTACATTTTGACTAGTGCTTCTTTCGGCTCCTTACAAGAAGTCGACTCCATCAGCATGATCACTTTGCCTGCCATTTCTACTTTCTCTACTGATTTGCAAAACGCTAACAACATTGTGATTTCAGACACCACTTTGGAAAGTGTTGAAGGTTTTTCTACCTTGAAGAAGGTTAATGTTTTcaacatcaacaacaatagATACTTGAACTCCTTCCAATCTTCTTTGCAAAGTGTTTCCGATTCTTTACAATTCTCTTCCAATGGTGACAACACCACCTTGGCCTTCGATGATTTAGTCTGGGCCAATAACATCACCCTGAGAGATGTAAACTCTATTTCTTTCGGTAGTTTGCAAACTGTTAACGCTTCCTTAGGTTTCATTAACAACACTTTGCCAACTTTGAATTTGACTAAATTGAGTAAGGTTGGTCAATCTTTGTCTATTGTATCCAACGATGAATTATCCAAGGCTGCCTTCCAGAATTTGACTGCCATTGGTGGTGGTTTCATTATTGCTAACAACACTCAATTGAGAATCATCGATGGCTTCAACAATGTTCAAACCGTTGGTGGTGCCGTTGAAGTTACTGGTAACTTCTCCACTTTGGACTTGTCTTCTTTGAAGTCAGTTAGAGGTGGTGCCAATTTCGATTCCTCTGCTAGTAACTTCTCTTGTAATGCTTTGAAGAAGTTGCAAAATAACGGTGCTATTCAAGGTGACTCCTTTGTTTGTAAGAATGGTTTCACATCTACTTCCGTTAAGTTGTCATCCACTTCTACTGGTTCTTCTAAGAGCTCTGCTACATCATCTGCTTCTTCCAGTGGTGATGACTCTAACGCTCAAGCTAGCGTTTCGGCTTCTTCCagctcttcttcttctaagAAGTCTAAGGGTGCTGCTCCAGAGCTCGTTCCAGCTACTTCATTCATGGGTGTcgttgctgctgttgccGTTGCCTTACTATAG